The Citrus sinensis cultivar Valencia sweet orange chromosome 4, DVS_A1.0, whole genome shotgun sequence DNA segment GACATTTTCTGTCAAATCTCTTTTACATCCTGGACTCCACAATACTCCTAGACTCAACCAAAACCTTCATTACGAAATAGAATAAGAATGGGTTAAAAGCCAATTGGCAGGAGAGACATTGAAACCTACTTTACCTAGACTGCCGCTTAATTCGAATATCCTTTCTCAGAAGCAACACTGAAACTGCCGAAACCCATGCACATCCGACAATCTTGAGCCAGCTCCCATCAGCATGCAACTGAAAGCTGCTCCAAAATCTGCTTTCTACctcaaaattcataaaattacagGACAAGATATAACATGTTATTGCCGCCCACTTAGACAATATACAAGACAACAGGCCATTGATGCCTTCTGTCAGTACTCCTATGGACTCCTTCAGCACATCAACAAAGCAGTAGTAGGGCAAAACTCGAAACAAAAGAATGATGTTGTAACCTCAACTTAAACAACAAAAGCTCCTCCTTTTTAAGGACACATCTACCTGGTAGGTAAACAAACATGAATTACAAACAGATGGTGgaaatattgaaattacaaaaaataatcaggCGTCTTGCGCGTGGTGTCAGGCTCTATTTGCCGTGGTGCTGGatcaaattggagaaaattcTGCTCCATATTCTCCCCAATCTCTAAAATTGCAGCCATATTCCCACATCGGTAACAATAGTTAGGAGCACTAAATACAGTCACCACATTCTTATCCTAGAAGAGGAATTAATTGTTAGCTATTgttgaataataaatgaaaatgtgaaaaaaaacaaaagctaGCATGGTCCTTTAAGTTCCAAACCTGACACCAATTGTATCCTTCCATGACAAGCTGGTGGGCTCTTGAAATAAGACTGAGTCCGTTGGTGTGGTTGAACTGAGATGCTATATCCTGCCCAAATGTATAGCCCGCACCACGGGGAGATATTCCCCACCCACAGCGGTCATCTGGATCAGACCACAAGAGATCGCACATGGGTCCTTCATGTGGAACCTACTTGTACACAAATGAGACGCGTTGTTACATTATCaataagtaaagaaaaatgaaattcataatGCAAAATCAAACTCTTGCTTTaataaaacttgagatttcaattaaaaaaaaaaaaattcagccTAGTGTTTATTTCATACCTCCTGTATTCGGTCCAGGGCCCTAATGTTATCTAGTGTATCCAAAGATGGTGAAAGTCCTCCATGCAAACAGAAGAtctgaaatataaaaaaatacggTCATCAAAAGACTAACGAGACATTAACTAAACAATGTAAACAGTCCATAAAGTGCACGGCTCAAACCTGACTCTCAATAAGGGCTGTGAGGggtaaataatcaaaaagGTCAGTAAAGTACTTCCAGACATTGGCATTTCCATATTTTCGCAAGCATTCATCATAAAATCCATACCtgaaaatggaacaaaatggaAACACATAAACCTTTACAGCATGCGAAAGTAACCACTCCATTACAAGTCAGGCCAAGGTCCAGCTCCAGTGGTAAGGAGGGCCTCCCTAGGACTCATGTCCTAGGTTGAAGCCTCATTTTTGTGCAtgtattcaatttaaaaataaaaaataaaagctccAGTACAACTGTGCATATCAGTTTCTCCTGGTGTttatgtgtgtgtgagagagaggATTGTGATGATGAAGCCCGTAGAGATGACactgttttaaaattttatcacaagcaatatttttttgttcctACATGTAAGCTAACATAAAACACATAAGAAGCATGACATTTCTCACCCATCAGATTATGCTGTTTCTAAACATTTTTGTATGTTATAAgctaatattattgtattagGCAATGAATCCACGTactattcttttcctttcctcATACTTTGTAACTAAGACAAAGCTCTCCCTCTAACCAATTTTTCCTTCCACTTTATAATCTTGCCCATCAAATAAGCATACTAAGTGGAAAATCTCTTCCAAATTTATTAGAGCCAGAATTCATAACACAATCTTTTCAGGcaaacaaagtaaaaaatgTTATATAGCTATCTTAAGAATCCATGAAATCAATGCTCCATAAATGCTTGAGCATATAAGACTCAGACAATGACTACTACAAATGTTGCAATTTCTAACATAGTTACTGCTACAAAAACTCCTTCAACTATTTTCACTGATTCCATACCAGTTTGCATAATTCATGGAAGTCCAAGACGACCACAGTCATGTGTATCACACGAACTAGAAGTTCTTTTatctgaaaataaaagttactAATACTTTGATCTAATACCAACATTAGTAACTTATGCACAACAGCTGTTTGCAAATCTGTGTCTgccattcatttatttaattacttcGATGAAGTCCAAATCTTCACATTCTTGCCCAACAAAGATGGAACCCTTTAATCCACATAGGTAGCACTAACATGCAGTTCGGCTTGCGAAATCCTTGCTCGTACTGAGATTCAGTGtacaaatatcaaaacagCGGTGGCATAGACAGTGTCAAGATcttaatcaaaacaaattatcaTTGAAGAATCACCCGATAAACACATAactatattttttcttcatataaCATTTAAATAACTAGTCTTAGCGCCATGATCAACAAAATTCCACGTAAAGAGTAAAAGATTTGCAGGATTTCATTACCACTACAAACAAATATCTTGGTACTTGACAGCAGCACAAAATTTACACTTCAagcatgattaaaaaaatcaaatgggTGAGAAAAGACCATACACTTGTGTAATTTGCCGACTCTCATGATTCCCTCTTAGGATTGTAATTCTATCTCTGTATCGAACTTTCAGTGCCACCAATAGTGTGACAGTTTCCACTGAATAGTAACCCCGATCTGCATATAAATAGCCCATAAAAATGTGCTACTGCACTTTATaggaaacttttttttttttaaacaaaagcCCCAACCCCAAATCTCAAACCACACATAATCTGGTTATTAAAACGAAGATGATCTATATCACACCCAAGTAAATATTGCACACATACGTAAGCCTCACCGAAGTccaatataacaaaaattggTACAACATTTTAGCCCTAATTTCAgatgaattttcaaaaataatcaacATGAAACATGAATTTATCAATATCATAATcagaactaaaaaaaaaattgacgaGGAAGTCCACTTACCTACGTAATCACCCATAAAGAGATAATTAGTGTCAGGAGCATTTCCACCTATGCGAAAGAGCTCGATTAGATCATAAAATTGACCGTGAATATCGCCGCAAACGGTGACCGGACACTTGACCGGCTGCACGTTCCACTCCTCCACCAAAATCGCTCTTGCTTGATCGCACAGTGTCTTCACCTCCGCCTCCGGTAACGGCTTGCACTCCATCAAGTGCTCGATCTGCCTGTCCAGATCCCCGTGCGACGGCATCGTTTCACTCTAAGTTTAGATCGCAGCAGATCCACAGATCGATCGATCGAAATCCTAGATAGTTAGAAAATCGATAGACTGTTTAGAAATAGGGTTGCGGATTACGAAAACGAAGCCCTTAGATGATCGGAATGAATTTGTTCTCTCTATCATTGACTCATTACttggtaattatttttctttttacaatttttttttgggggttaTGTTGtatcaattatttgttttgagaaatgaaaagagaaaTGGAAGGGGATGGAGTGAGTGAAATGAAACGCAAATGCAAATGAAATGGTGATTCGACAATGACGATGATGTTTGTGTtttttgctctttttcttttattattattattatttttaatagtttttagtttgttagtttaatattttatattaattttattttgtttgtgttCGTCAATATTGCAAGGAACGAGAGTTTTCTCGCTCCGGTGGCTCCGCCGAGTCAAAATCATAATAGAGTGTGACACGTGTGTTCGCATTAGCTTCACTTTttcaggtttttttttatacacaaaattaaataggtatttaattttggttttagCGTAATTTCTTTGTTGTCTGCGCAATGGTCCATACCTTTTAGAGGTGGTAAAAATACCCGCCCGGTCCGGATCCGGACCGTACTCGGGTGTTGCGGGTCGGGTATTATTCGGCCCGGATATGAAACCGGGTcggtcttgggcatcacttgataaatcCGGAACccgaattttattaaaaaaattataaaatatatattattttaaatattttatatttatttgacttatttattatacatatataaagttttaaacacttaaagtttatattttcatgtcaaattttattgaaataaatttaaaacttataaaattatcaaaaaataaaaaatatatacacataaaatattaaaaaatataaaattcgggTACTCGAATTAAAACCCGGCCCGGATCCGGATCCAGACCAGTTGCATCCGGGCAGGGTCCGGTCATggcaatacccggacccggcccggggttttgccatctctaataCCTTTGTCACCACCAAAATAGTCAAAGTGACGAACATTTATTTCTTCGGTCAAAGGGAGCACAACAAGTTTGATTCAGCTTTTCAGCTTTTCagcttttgaaaatatatataccaTGGGAAATTCCGTCCAAGACCAAAATTAGCCTTATTTTTGCTTGGGAGTTTTAAGAGTTGATACGAGAAAATGGCAAAATGAGACTTATTGTTGCTAGTTGAATTCAATAGAActactaattttttacttattgtCGTTAGAGTAATAAATTTGTGAGTGCTAATCGattcaaatggtaaaaaattaatgttgttatgtacaaaaataatacatttcaTAAAGTATTAACAATAAACCACGTTCGACATCCATTATCGAATGTACCAGTACTAACAATATTGCTAATATCCTAAGAGTAATATTTTTGTTCCATTTATTGCAACTACAAGTAGTAGTTTTAGTTcagattaaaatttatcctGTTAAAATTCGAATAGGTTGAAAATTGCAACAcgatcaattttaatttcagttcaGAACTGAAATAAAAGCATGATCAGGCTATGCCCTTAAAAAGAAACACACAAACATACTCACACAAAAGCTCATTTATGAGGTCATGCCTCAATCCTCACATTACGAGCATGCTCAAACTAAATTTGACATCCCTAACGGCATAACCCCAACCAACAACGCAGCACAAGCACAACCCTCCCACCCCAGTAGCACTGCCACAGCCCACTGTCATCCAGCCAACGCCCATACTCCATCTCACTTACCTCACGGCTCACTGACTCCCACAGTCACAGTCTCACTCACACACGCTTATGGCCACACTCTGCTGATGCCCAACGCTGTCAGTTTCGTCCCACCAACCCCCGTTTGCCTTTGATCCAACGATCGATTATTTTGTCTTTGCCATCGCTTCCGGTCCATCAAGGTCAGTACTCTGTAGGttacttattattttgttctcattattattattattatatataatctaaACTTCGTACATCCAGCTTTCTTATCACACAATTTtaggtcttttttttttggcagtGAGCGGTTTAGGATAATAAGTCAATTCCCTTGAGGTGTTAAATTGTGATGATTGCTCCATTTAGGATATATAGTATTATATATGAAATTCTGAGTTTTTGTAATCGGCAATCATTTTTCGCTGTAAAATCACAAATGAGTGCTGGAATAGGATTCATTTTGGCAAGGGAATCCAAATTGctgtaattaattttgtctttcAAAACAAgtcattttgtgatttttgtgttataatatttatgctgtaaaatcaatttgattatttagaATTCATTTTGGAGAAGCTCAGCTCGCTTGATTGTAgaaaatgctttaattaaaTCGCTGTTCACATcttaaattaatgtaaaatgatttgttttgttatatgatttgggttattgaatttttattttatttttttatttttgagccATTATGTTAACCTAAACTTGAAACTAAATTATCAACGTgatctaatttaatttatgaattctATCgcattttcaattcaattgaGTTCAATTTTCCAATCTGATCGAGTTAtaatccaaaacaaaatctaaaCAATCTGAACCGAAACTCAATTTACCGGCCCCTAATTACAAcaatgattaatttatatcacTAATTCCATGTCCAATGATGTCGATGTCACCAAAACGGttattgtatatatttatataagtaGAGCACTCAAAtgaaccgaaccgaaaaaGCTTCTGTTCACAGTATTTTCTTCGTTGCTTGTCGTCATCTTAAATCATGCTCGGTGGGGTCTCAGTGTAGAGAGGATCGACTGTCAATTTTCCCACCCCGCTCCACTCC contains these protein-coding regions:
- the LOC102629022 gene encoding serine/threonine-protein phosphatase PP2A catalytic subunit, giving the protein MPSHGDLDRQIEHLMECKPLPEAEVKTLCDQARAILVEEWNVQPVKCPVTVCGDIHGQFYDLIELFRIGGNAPDTNYLFMGDYVDRGYYSVETVTLLVALKVRYRDRITILRGNHESRQITQVYGFYDECLRKYGNANVWKYFTDLFDYLPLTALIESQIFCLHGGLSPSLDTLDNIRALDRIQEVPHEGPMCDLLWSDPDDRCGWGISPRGAGYTFGQDIASQFNHTNGLSLISRAHQLVMEGYNWCQDKNVVTVFSAPNYCYRCGNMAAILEIGENMEQNFLQFDPAPRQIEPDTTRKTPDYFL